One stretch of Streptomyces sp. MMBL 11-1 DNA includes these proteins:
- a CDS encoding response regulator transcription factor has translation MTAMQLSTRQIEILSLIAAGYRDKQIAQRLGMSVRTVDSHLQRLYDRYGVRSRAGIVAKWLLEGGVRGLKQAGATSLMEACACDERKRRQCGERRGGESEPVAGGQLVEGSLSLR, from the coding sequence ATGACGGCGATGCAGCTCAGTACACGGCAAATAGAAATCCTTTCCCTCATCGCGGCGGGCTACCGCGACAAACAGATAGCCCAGCGCCTGGGCATGTCGGTCCGGACCGTCGACTCGCACCTGCAGCGTCTGTACGACCGGTACGGAGTCCGGAGCAGGGCCGGGATCGTCGCCAAGTGGCTTCTGGAGGGCGGGGTCCGGGGCCTGAAGCAGGCGGGGGCGACCTCGCTCATGGAGGCCTGCGCGTGCGACGAGCGCAAGCGGCGTCAGTGCGGTGAGCGGCGTGGGGGCGAGTCCGAGCCCGTCGCCGGCGGTCAGCTGGTGGAGGGGTCGCTGTCGCTCCGGTGA
- a CDS encoding TetR/AcrR family transcriptional regulator — translation MSTRDTRASTRGSRPRRMGRPPMADREAIIAAALGIGFARLTMPAVAERMGISHSTLYRYFPSRDALAAAAADHAVDAIAWPEPEDDWRAFLTATAWAHWQLFATRPGLAQEITALRLTGPGLVGRENRTGVALLGYGFSAEDSVLIMDMLAELVTQAFLAVLPQGSDDSEPGDDSEPGGGPDEGAAAIEAVRRRRRELIGPWMHTFDPRLRGVLADAVAGSPAAWFERKLDLFLDGVAGRRH, via the coding sequence ATGAGCACGCGGGACACCAGGGCAAGCACCAGGGGCTCACGTCCGCGGCGCATGGGCCGGCCGCCCATGGCCGACCGGGAGGCCATCATCGCCGCGGCGCTCGGGATCGGGTTCGCCCGCCTGACGATGCCGGCCGTCGCCGAGCGGATGGGTATCTCCCACTCGACGCTCTACCGGTACTTCCCGAGCCGCGACGCGCTCGCCGCGGCCGCCGCCGACCACGCCGTCGACGCGATCGCGTGGCCCGAGCCCGAGGACGACTGGCGCGCCTTCCTCACGGCGACCGCGTGGGCCCACTGGCAGTTGTTCGCCACCCGGCCCGGCCTGGCGCAGGAGATCACCGCGCTCCGGCTCACCGGCCCCGGGCTGGTGGGGCGCGAGAACCGGACCGGGGTCGCGCTGCTCGGCTACGGGTTCTCCGCCGAGGACTCTGTTCTCATCATGGACATGCTTGCGGAGCTGGTCACTCAGGCGTTCCTCGCCGTGCTGCCGCAGGGCAGCGACGACTCCGAGCCCGGCGACGACTCCGAGCCCGGCGGCGGCCCCGACGAGGGGGCGGCGGCGATCGAGGCGGTCCGCCGCCGCCGCCGTGAGCTGATCGGTCCGTGGATGCACACCTTCGACCCGCGGCTGCGCGGTGTGCTGGCCGACGCCGTCGCGGGCTCGCCCGCGGCCTGGTTCGAGCGCAAGCTCGACCTCTTCCTGGACGGGGTCGCCGGCCGCCGCCACTGA
- a CDS encoding MFS transporter, with protein MADGGDPRRWRALWIIVAAQLLVVLDASVVNIALPSAQSALEMSDSSRQWVVTAYSLTFGGFLLLGGRVGDLKGRKKLFIAGLIGFAVASAVGGFAVNEAMLLLARAAQGVSAAFLAPAALALLTTLFTSPAERAKAFGIFGAAVGTGGVVGMILGGVLTEYLSWRWCLWFNVPVVLLLLGPAMRGLTESKGAESSRLDVPGTLTATLGVGSLIYGISEAVEVGWLGTSTLVFGGAGLLILALFVVIEHRSAEPMMPLRIVLHRVRGGGYLVVVLIASGLYAYYLFLTYFLQLVKDYSALMTGMAFVPIGAGILFGSIATGKMLAGVSARAVMIGGLLLGAAGCALTGTIQPDTGFWTVLLPSQLLIGLGIGAALTTVMRLTLDGVAPEESGVASALTNATREIGGAIGISALNVVAISVANGDRGKDAITDGYAAAFLGGAGLLLLATLIVVVMGRTRPAATA; from the coding sequence GTGGCCGACGGGGGTGACCCCCGGCGCTGGCGCGCGCTGTGGATCATCGTCGCGGCCCAACTACTGGTCGTACTCGACGCCTCGGTGGTGAACATCGCCCTGCCGTCGGCCCAGTCGGCGCTGGAGATGTCGGACTCCAGCCGCCAATGGGTGGTCACCGCCTACTCCCTGACCTTCGGCGGGTTCCTCCTGCTCGGCGGGCGGGTGGGCGACCTCAAGGGGCGCAAGAAGCTCTTCATCGCGGGCCTGATCGGCTTCGCGGTGGCGTCGGCCGTCGGCGGCTTCGCCGTGAACGAGGCGATGCTGCTGCTGGCCCGAGCGGCCCAGGGTGTGTCCGCCGCCTTCCTGGCGCCGGCCGCGCTGGCCCTGCTGACCACGCTCTTCACCTCGCCCGCGGAGCGCGCCAAGGCCTTCGGTATCTTCGGCGCGGCGGTCGGTACGGGCGGCGTCGTGGGCATGATCCTGGGCGGAGTGCTCACCGAGTACCTGTCGTGGCGCTGGTGCCTCTGGTTCAACGTTCCGGTGGTCCTGCTGCTTCTCGGTCCGGCGATGCGCGGACTCACCGAGAGCAAGGGGGCCGAGTCCTCCAGGCTCGACGTGCCCGGGACCCTGACCGCGACGCTCGGCGTCGGTTCGCTGATCTACGGCATCTCCGAGGCCGTCGAGGTCGGCTGGCTCGGCACCAGCACCCTGGTGTTCGGCGGTGCGGGTCTGCTGATCCTCGCCCTCTTCGTCGTGATCGAGCACCGGTCGGCGGAGCCGATGATGCCGCTGCGGATCGTGCTGCACCGGGTGCGCGGCGGCGGCTACCTCGTGGTGGTCCTCATCGCGAGCGGTCTCTACGCGTACTACCTGTTCCTCACCTACTTCCTCCAACTGGTCAAGGACTACTCGGCGTTGATGACCGGCATGGCCTTCGTGCCGATCGGTGCCGGCATCCTCTTCGGCTCCATCGCGACCGGCAAGATGCTCGCCGGGGTGAGCGCGCGCGCCGTCATGATCGGCGGGCTTCTGCTCGGCGCGGCCGGGTGTGCCCTGACCGGCACCATCCAGCCGGACACCGGTTTCTGGACCGTCCTGCTCCCCTCGCAGCTCCTGATCGGCCTCGGTATCGGTGCGGCGTTGACGACCGTCATGCGGCTCACGCTGGACGGGGTGGCGCCGGAGGAGAGCGGGGTGGCCAGTGCCCTGACGAACGCGACCCGGGAGATCGGCGGCGCGATCGGCATCTCGGCGCTCAACGTGGTCGCGATCTCCGTCGCCAACGGGGACCGCGGGAAGGACGCCATCACCGACGGTTACGCGGCGGCGTTCCTGGGCGGTGCCGGGCTGTTGCTGCTGGCGACCCTGATCGTCGTCGTCATGGGCAGGACCCGGCCCGCCGCCACCGCGTAG
- a CDS encoding ABC transporter ATP-binding protein has protein sequence MATSGETMESEDRAAGGRPAGALGELLGPVRGRLILGVALQAVASVSSLGSFIAIYPLATALLAQDDDRAWRVVLFAAVTLMVRFVAQSLSYLLMHDADMEFQLRLRRRLARRLSRLPLGWFSSRNSAAVKKTLADDVEALHYLVAHSLPDLTMAIVAPVASLVYLLSLDWRLTLFTLVTMPVFGVLFRVTGRRSGRQGERLGRAIVGVNAAVIEFVQGITVIKAFGQRGRADVRYTAAVDDYMATLSAVKGPILRLSSIAYAVVSPATMLLASLGGGTLFVAAGWTRPVDVLPFVLLGLAIAAPLVVVTYAPQAVNQARQAATRVSELLNTPVLAEPERPALPSGNRVQFTDVTFGYTADKPVLRGFGLTLEPGTVTALVGPSGAGKSTVAALLPRFFDPEHGAVSIGGVDVREMTSQELYRRVSFVFQDVRLLRATVADNIRMARPDAPIADVEAAARAARCHDRIMELPRGYDSVVGEDARLSGGEAQRVSIARALLADTPVLVLDEATAFVDPEAEASIYDALSVLVAGRTVLFVAHRLHTIVEADQIVVLDKGRVVQRGTHTELVAREGPYQGLWDAYTASGADLAAYPNR, from the coding sequence ATGGCGACGAGCGGGGAGACCATGGAGAGTGAGGACCGGGCGGCGGGCGGACGGCCCGCCGGAGCCCTCGGGGAACTGCTGGGGCCGGTGCGCGGGCGGCTGATCCTCGGCGTCGCGCTGCAGGCCGTCGCCTCGGTCAGCTCCCTGGGGTCGTTCATCGCGATCTATCCGCTGGCCACGGCGCTGCTGGCACAGGACGACGACCGGGCGTGGCGGGTGGTGCTGTTCGCCGCCGTCACCCTGATGGTGCGGTTCGTGGCCCAGTCCCTGAGCTACCTCCTCATGCACGACGCGGACATGGAGTTCCAGCTCCGGCTGAGGCGGCGGCTCGCCCGCCGCCTCAGCCGGCTGCCGCTGGGCTGGTTCTCCTCCCGCAACAGCGCTGCGGTCAAGAAGACCCTCGCCGACGACGTCGAGGCGCTGCACTACCTCGTCGCGCACTCGCTGCCGGATCTGACGATGGCGATCGTGGCCCCGGTCGCCTCCCTGGTCTATCTCCTGTCCCTGGACTGGCGGTTGACCCTGTTCACCCTGGTCACCATGCCGGTCTTCGGGGTGCTGTTCCGGGTGACGGGGCGGCGCAGCGGACGGCAGGGCGAGCGGCTGGGCCGGGCGATCGTCGGCGTCAACGCGGCGGTCATCGAGTTCGTGCAGGGCATCACCGTGATCAAGGCGTTCGGTCAGCGGGGCCGGGCGGACGTCCGGTACACCGCGGCGGTCGACGACTACATGGCCACGCTGAGCGCGGTGAAGGGGCCGATCCTCCGGCTGAGTTCGATCGCGTACGCCGTGGTCAGTCCGGCCACGATGCTGCTGGCCTCCCTCGGCGGCGGCACGCTCTTCGTCGCCGCGGGCTGGACCCGGCCGGTCGATGTGCTGCCCTTCGTCCTGCTGGGGCTGGCGATCGCCGCGCCGCTGGTCGTGGTGACCTACGCGCCGCAGGCCGTCAACCAGGCGAGGCAGGCCGCGACCCGGGTCTCGGAGTTGCTGAACACCCCGGTCCTGGCCGAGCCGGAGCGGCCGGCCCTGCCGTCCGGGAACCGGGTGCAGTTCACCGACGTGACGTTCGGCTACACCGCCGACAAGCCCGTTCTGCGGGGGTTCGGTCTCACCCTGGAGCCCGGCACCGTCACCGCGCTGGTGGGCCCCTCCGGCGCGGGCAAGTCGACCGTGGCCGCGCTGCTGCCCCGGTTCTTCGACCCGGAGCACGGGGCGGTGTCCATCGGCGGCGTCGACGTACGCGAGATGACCTCGCAGGAGCTGTACCGCCGGGTGAGCTTCGTCTTCCAGGACGTCCGGCTGCTGCGGGCCACCGTCGCCGACAACATCAGGATGGCCCGCCCCGACGCGCCGATCGCCGATGTGGAGGCGGCGGCCCGGGCCGCCCGCTGTCACGACCGCATCATGGAACTGCCCCGGGGCTACGACTCGGTGGTCGGTGAGGACGCCCGGCTCTCCGGCGGCGAGGCCCAGCGCGTTTCCATCGCCCGCGCGCTGCTCGCCGACACTCCCGTCCTGGTGCTCGACGAGGCCACCGCGTTCGTCGACCCGGAGGCCGAGGCGAGCATCTACGACGCACTGTCGGTCCTGGTCGCCGGCCGCACCGTGCTCTTCGTCGCGCACCGGCTGCACACCATCGTGGAGGCCGACCAGATCGTCGTCCTGGACAAGGGGCGCGTCGTGCAACGCGGCACGCACACCGAACTGGTCGCCCGCGAGGGCCCGTACCAGGGGCTGTGGGACGCCTACACGGCGTCCGGCGCCGATCTGGCCGCGTACCCGAACCGCTGA
- a CDS encoding ABC transporter ATP-binding protein, giving the protein MHSQLVRVLGSEQLRPIRKHLIAVIVYAVLQGVAFALLVPVLSALLDGDAGRAGAWLGLLALVTAAAGAAYYVQALLGFTTAVSTTGLLYHRLGERLGRLGVGWFSRARLGPLTRLATGGVGEVTQLFAHLLAPLIISIVSPLTVLAVMVFLDWRLAAAMAAAGPLLFLAYRWSASAIGRTDAVVDDAMARANDRIFEFAQAQPVIRAFGRGDTRNDRLDQEMERQHDIGLSRLRRASLARGAFGATVQLVVTALLALATALALNGSVGAAELIALAVLLVRFSEPVGALSDAGGALRAVRNRLDQLDEIFRTPPLPEPDEPLHPADATIELSDVRFRYPGSPGTEPVLDGVDALLPANTMTALVGPSGSGKTTVTRLIARFWDVDGGSVRMGGVDVRDIDATTLAAHVAMVFQDVYLFEGTIEDNVRVGRLDATADELADAARLARVDEIVERLPDGWNTAVGEGGASLSGGERQRISLARALLKRAPVLILDEATSALDPVNEMAISDTLRTLAGRCTLLVIAHRLPTVVAADRILVLHEGRVAESGTHTDLLAGDGIYRRFWQERSRVQGWRLRSGADRAGA; this is encoded by the coding sequence GTGCACAGCCAACTCGTCCGAGTCCTCGGCTCGGAACAACTGCGCCCGATCAGGAAGCACCTGATCGCCGTGATCGTCTACGCGGTACTGCAGGGGGTCGCGTTCGCCCTGCTCGTACCGGTACTGAGCGCCCTGCTGGACGGTGACGCCGGGCGGGCGGGGGCCTGGCTGGGGCTGCTCGCCCTGGTCACCGCGGCGGCCGGCGCCGCCTACTACGTCCAGGCGCTGCTCGGCTTCACGACCGCCGTGTCCACCACGGGCCTCCTCTACCACCGGCTGGGCGAGCGGCTGGGCCGGCTCGGCGTCGGCTGGTTCTCGCGGGCCAGGCTCGGGCCCCTGACCCGGCTCGCCACGGGCGGGGTCGGCGAGGTCACCCAGCTCTTCGCCCATCTGCTGGCGCCCCTGATCATCTCCATCGTCAGCCCGCTGACCGTGCTCGCCGTCATGGTCTTCCTCGACTGGCGACTGGCCGCGGCGATGGCCGCGGCCGGGCCGCTGCTCTTCCTGGCCTACCGCTGGTCGGCGTCGGCGATCGGCCGTACCGACGCGGTCGTCGACGACGCCATGGCACGGGCCAACGACCGGATCTTCGAGTTCGCCCAAGCGCAGCCCGTCATCCGGGCCTTCGGCCGCGGGGACACCCGGAACGACCGGCTCGACCAGGAGATGGAGCGCCAGCACGACATCGGGCTCAGCCGGCTGCGGAGGGCGTCCCTGGCGCGGGGCGCCTTCGGCGCGACGGTCCAGCTCGTGGTGACAGCACTGCTCGCCCTCGCCACCGCACTGGCCCTCAACGGTTCCGTCGGCGCGGCCGAGCTGATCGCCCTCGCGGTGCTCCTCGTACGCTTCAGCGAGCCGGTCGGTGCGCTCAGCGACGCCGGGGGAGCCCTGCGGGCGGTACGGAACCGGCTGGACCAGCTGGACGAGATCTTCCGCACGCCGCCGCTGCCGGAGCCGGACGAACCGCTGCACCCGGCCGACGCGACGATCGAGCTGTCCGACGTCCGGTTCCGCTACCCCGGCTCCCCGGGGACCGAACCGGTACTGGACGGGGTGGACGCCCTGCTGCCCGCCAACACCATGACCGCGCTGGTCGGCCCCTCCGGGTCGGGCAAGACCACGGTCACCCGGCTGATCGCCCGCTTCTGGGACGTGGACGGCGGCTCGGTGCGGATGGGCGGAGTGGACGTCCGGGACATCGACGCCACCACCCTGGCCGCCCATGTCGCGATGGTGTTCCAGGACGTCTACCTCTTCGAGGGCACCATCGAGGACAACGTGCGCGTCGGCCGCCTCGACGCGACCGCGGACGAACTGGCGGACGCGGCCCGGCTGGCCCGGGTGGACGAGATCGTCGAGCGGCTGCCCGACGGCTGGAACACGGCCGTCGGAGAGGGCGGGGCCTCCCTCTCCGGTGGCGAACGGCAGCGGATCTCGCTGGCCAGGGCGCTGCTCAAGCGGGCGCCCGTCCTGATCCTCGACGAGGCCACCTCAGCACTCGACCCGGTCAACGAGATGGCGATCTCCGACACCCTGCGCACCCTGGCCGGGCGCTGCACCCTGCTGGTCATCGCGCACCGGCTGCCGACGGTGGTGGCCGCCGACCGGATCCTCGTCCTCCACGAGGGGAGGGTCGCCGAATCGGGGACGCACACGGATCTGCTGGCCGGGGACGGGATCTACCGGCGCTTCTGGCAGGAGCGCAGCCGGGTCCAGGGGTGGCGGCTCCGCTCCGGCGCGGACCGGGCGGGGGCGTAA
- a CDS encoding alpha/beta fold hydrolase has translation MPEIELKRGPVEYRRIAGRDDLAPLVFLHEGLGCVAMWGRFPDALARASGRPAVIYSRHGYGGSGPARTPRPVSYLREEATDVLPELLDRLGLERPVLVGHSDGASIALLHAAGHPVAGLVLIAPHVFVEPETLAGIVAARESYRNGPLAGRLAGFHDDPDTVFHTWADVWLSPAFRDWNIEGELRGVVDPVLLVQGERDQYGTVRQLLAIEQGVAGPVRLIEPAGCGHSPHLERPGETLEAVAGFLADEVTTARRPRTPAPSS, from the coding sequence GTGCCGGAGATCGAGCTGAAGCGCGGCCCCGTCGAGTACCGGCGGATCGCGGGGCGGGACGACCTCGCCCCGCTGGTGTTCCTGCACGAAGGGCTCGGCTGCGTCGCGATGTGGGGCCGGTTCCCCGACGCCCTCGCGCGGGCGAGCGGCCGGCCCGCGGTGATCTACTCCCGCCACGGGTACGGCGGTTCGGGCCCGGCACGGACCCCGCGCCCGGTCTCCTACCTGCGGGAGGAGGCCACGGACGTCCTGCCGGAACTGCTGGACCGCCTCGGCCTGGAACGCCCCGTCCTCGTCGGGCACAGTGACGGGGCGTCCATCGCCCTGCTGCACGCGGCCGGGCATCCGGTGGCGGGTCTGGTGCTGATCGCGCCGCACGTCTTCGTCGAACCGGAGACCCTGGCCGGGATCGTGGCCGCCCGGGAGTCGTACCGGAACGGGCCGCTGGCGGGCCGGCTGGCCGGCTTCCACGACGATCCGGACACCGTCTTCCACACCTGGGCGGACGTCTGGCTCTCCCCCGCGTTCCGCGACTGGAACATCGAGGGCGAGCTGCGCGGGGTCGTGGACCCGGTCCTGCTGGTCCAGGGCGAGCGCGACCAGTACGGGACCGTCCGCCAGCTGCTCGCCATCGAGCAGGGCGTCGCCGGGCCCGTCCGCCTGATCGAGCCGGCGGGCTGCGGGCACTCCCCCCATCTGGAGCGGCCCGGCGAGACCCTGGAGGCGGTGGCCGGTTTCCTGGCGGACGAGGTCACGACGGCGCGGCGCCCCCGCACCCCGGCGCCCTCGTCCTGA
- a CDS encoding acyl-CoA dehydrogenase family protein gives MHATDTPPAEPLLDRVRSTAEELRLLSAKVDRGTLTPHHSYRLVREAGLLTLLVPREHGGAGLSFLDYTKVLETLATGDGATALGFNMHNVAIGALCETGGTGLPESASRFRDWVFGEVVEHGRMFASATSETGSGAKLRRLQATYRASGDGYILKGTKAFVSLAGIADHYVVAAREDGTSEADEVSHFVVSRDDPGVAFSGVWDGAALRGTQTATMTMNEVEVPRHRLFLGVEGLSLFKLVREPHWMVSGYMGAYLGIAESILQHMVRLLRDNEGRRTSPVVQAEVGRLAVELRAARALVHSAARQVDEGRGSLEANTAVHAAKYCIGELAPRLALGAARICGAGALRTSGPLERLLREAAFCAVMPAKPDECLEYVGKSTLGFNMFNAQNFDW, from the coding sequence ATGCACGCCACGGACACCCCACCCGCGGAACCCCTCCTCGACCGGGTACGGAGCACCGCCGAGGAGCTGAGGCTCCTCTCGGCGAAGGTCGACCGGGGGACCCTCACCCCGCACCACAGCTACCGGCTGGTGCGGGAGGCAGGCCTGCTGACCCTCCTGGTCCCCCGGGAGCACGGCGGCGCGGGCCTCTCGTTCCTCGACTACACCAAGGTCCTGGAGACCCTCGCCACCGGCGACGGCGCCACGGCCCTGGGCTTCAACATGCACAACGTGGCCATCGGCGCCCTCTGCGAGACCGGCGGCACCGGCCTTCCCGAGAGCGCCTCCCGGTTCCGGGACTGGGTGTTCGGCGAAGTCGTCGAGCACGGGCGGATGTTCGCTTCGGCGACCTCCGAGACGGGTTCCGGGGCGAAGCTCCGCCGTCTCCAGGCCACCTACCGGGCGTCCGGCGACGGCTACATCCTGAAGGGCACCAAGGCGTTCGTCTCGCTGGCCGGCATCGCCGACCACTATGTCGTCGCCGCCCGTGAGGACGGCACGTCGGAGGCGGACGAGGTGTCGCACTTCGTGGTCTCCAGGGACGATCCCGGCGTCGCCTTCTCCGGCGTCTGGGACGGCGCCGCGCTCCGCGGGACCCAGACGGCGACCATGACGATGAACGAGGTCGAGGTCCCCCGGCACCGGCTGTTCCTCGGTGTCGAGGGGCTCTCCCTGTTCAAGCTCGTACGGGAGCCGCACTGGATGGTCTCCGGCTACATGGGCGCGTACCTGGGCATCGCCGAATCGATCCTGCAGCACATGGTCCGGCTCCTCCGGGACAACGAGGGCCGCCGCACCTCCCCCGTCGTCCAGGCCGAGGTGGGCCGCCTCGCCGTGGAGCTGCGGGCCGCGCGGGCCCTGGTCCACTCCGCCGCACGACAGGTCGACGAGGGACGCGGAAGCCTGGAGGCCAACACCGCCGTGCACGCGGCGAAGTACTGCATCGGCGAACTCGCCCCCCGGCTCGCGCTCGGCGCCGCCCGGATCTGCGGAGCGGGCGCGCTGCGCACCAGCGGACCGCTGGAACGGCTCCTGCGGGAGGCGGCGTTCTGTGCCGTGATGCCCGCGAAGCCCGACGAGTGCCTGGAGTACGTGGGCAAGTCGACGCTCGGCTTCAACATGTTCAACGCCCAGAACTTCGACTGGTAG
- a CDS encoding acyl-CoA dehydrogenase family protein, with the protein MTPGALRTDIEDTVAHAARLAESALADAGGADFRTRWKAFAARGVWDAAPAPDAGAGRLGPVTRSVATVEGIGRAGTAAGLCYAMASQRFGIQFPLRSVLGEDGQRRLGDTESGDVLLCHALTEEGGGSDPLSMSTRAEPQKDGGYLLTGTKSFVTAAPVADVALVFARTAAERSPFALSAFLVDLRSPGVEQSAPFPKTALTEVPMGSLTFHGVRLGPDRMVGEEGAGLGLLTLTTAWERALLLSYALGPMRRVLDRTVEWSTTRKHFGRRMGASHIVAARVADMALALYRSRELVYRMAARLDAGERPRQLAADAALTKISVAEDYLLFSQQAARLGGVRSFIEDSGLTADLTSPMAASTYAGPNDLLRITVARELGLPVEN; encoded by the coding sequence ATGACACCAGGAGCCCTCCGTACGGACATCGAGGACACCGTCGCCCACGCGGCCCGGCTGGCCGAATCCGCCCTGGCCGACGCGGGCGGCGCCGACTTCCGTACCCGGTGGAAGGCGTTCGCGGCCCGGGGCGTCTGGGACGCGGCCCCGGCCCCGGACGCCGGGGCCGGCCGGCTCGGCCCGGTGACCAGGTCCGTGGCCACGGTCGAGGGGATCGGCCGGGCCGGAACGGCCGCCGGACTCTGCTACGCCATGGCCTCCCAGCGGTTCGGCATCCAGTTCCCCCTGCGGTCCGTCCTCGGGGAGGACGGGCAGCGCCGCCTCGGCGACACGGAGAGCGGAGACGTACTGCTCTGCCACGCCCTGACCGAGGAGGGCGGGGGCAGCGATCCCCTGTCGATGTCGACCCGGGCCGAACCGCAGAAGGACGGCGGCTATCTGCTCACCGGGACGAAGTCGTTCGTCACGGCGGCCCCGGTGGCCGACGTCGCGCTCGTCTTCGCCCGGACGGCCGCCGAACGCAGCCCCTTCGCGCTCTCCGCCTTCCTGGTCGACCTGCGCTCCCCCGGCGTCGAACAGAGCGCCCCGTTCCCCAAGACCGCCCTCACCGAAGTACCCATGGGGTCCCTCACGTTCCACGGGGTACGGCTGGGCCCCGACCGCATGGTCGGCGAGGAGGGGGCGGGCCTGGGGCTGCTGACGCTCACCACCGCGTGGGAACGGGCCCTGCTGCTCTCCTACGCACTCGGCCCCATGCGCCGGGTGCTCGACCGCACCGTGGAGTGGAGCACGACCCGGAAGCACTTCGGACGCCGCATGGGAGCGAGCCACATCGTGGCGGCCCGCGTGGCGGACATGGCGCTCGCCCTGTACCGCTCCCGGGAGCTCGTCTACCGCATGGCCGCGCGCCTGGACGCCGGAGAACGACCGCGTCAGCTCGCGGCCGACGCCGCCCTGACCAAGATCTCCGTGGCCGAGGACTACCTGCTGTTCAGCCAGCAGGCGGCCCGGCTCGGCGGAGTGCGTTCCTTCATCGAGGACTCGGGGCTCACCGCCGACCTGACCAGCCCCATGGCGGCGTCGACCTACGCGGGCCCGAACGACCTGCTGCGCATCACCGTGGCGCGCGAGTTGGGGCTGCCCGTGGAGAACTGA
- a CDS encoding acyl carrier protein produces the protein MEDVNELCGLVQEIVSESHGALDEKVEPDTPLLVSGLLDSLTIMRIVARVEASTGISFPETSLVAANFRTPDSLWAAVEKARAAAGDGSPVT, from the coding sequence ATGGAAGACGTCAATGAACTGTGCGGCCTGGTCCAGGAGATCGTCTCGGAATCCCACGGCGCTCTGGACGAGAAGGTGGAGCCCGACACACCTCTGCTCGTGTCGGGGCTCCTGGACTCCCTGACCATCATGCGGATCGTGGCGCGGGTCGAGGCGAGCACCGGTATCTCCTTCCCGGAGACCTCGCTCGTGGCGGCCAACTTCCGTACACCCGACTCCCTCTGGGCGGCCGTCGAGAAGGCTCGGGCCGCCGCCGGCGACGGGAGCCCGGTGACATGA